AATTGTCGTCGTGGCTCGCTGTCGTGCCGAAACCGGCGACCACGCAGGGGCACTGGCGGCCCTGCGAACCGCCGAACCACACCTGACTCCGGATCTGCACGCCGAACAACCCCGCTGGGTGTCGATGTGGTGCCCGAACAAGGGCACGGTCGTGGACCAGGCGGCGAAGACCTTCCTTGCTCTGGGTGACCTCGCCAATACCGAACGCTATTACGAACTGGGCACGAGTATCTGGAATCCCCAGACCCATGCCCGTGTGTGGGCCCTCAGCGCTGCCGAAACCGGCCTATTGCGCTGGAGACTCGGCAAGCACACTGACGCCCTCAACATGTGGCGGGCTGCCTTACCTGTGCTGCGCTCCGTCAACTCTGCGCGTACCACCGCTGCGCTGGGCAAGATTCGCCGCGCCGCCCCGGAACTTTTCGAGGACACTGCCGCCACCGACATCCCCGCCTTGTGAAGTCGTGTCCGCCCAGTGGGTCACGTCAGATACACGATGGTGCAAAACGTCGCGCCAGATTTATTCGTCGGCAGAATGGCATACCTGCCGCTGTGTAAATCGGATTCAGTTTGAATCAGCGTCGGGCAACCCTCAACGGGTTCGATGGCATGAGGTCGGCAGATCTCAGCGACGAGTATGGCCGCTAGCGAGTATCCAGCACCATCGCGATGGGAACGCGGATCTCCCCACCCGGGTCGAAACGCAGGACAACCATGTCCGGGGTCCAGTCGATCCGTGGTTCGGTACTCCAGCCGAGCGGAATCGTGATGACGTGACCGCGTGACACCCCGCTTTCGAACAGCGGTCCGAGCCATACCTCGTACGCGTCGATGTCCATCCGGCTGTGTGTCCGCTTTACGGCGGCGGCATACGTGTCGTTCAGTGCCGGATATATGCGGACCGTGTCGGTGCGATGCATGAATAGGCCGACTGCCGTCACGACTGTCACGAGCGTGCCCACACTGATACCGAGCGCGAGTCCCCACGCGAACGGCCAACTGAGTATGCGTCTTCGGGGCCTGGCTCGCGGCGGGCGCCGCAACTGCTCTACGGGCCGCATCGGTTCCAGAGGGGGCTGCGAAACTGTCATGGCCCCATCATGCTCGGCGGGGCAGGCCCTTCTACGCACCTGGAATTGGTCAGTGGGGCAGCAGGTCCCCCAACGCCTTGTCGAGGGTGGGATAGCGGAAGGTGAAGCCCGCCTTCGGCAATACCTCCGAGGTGGCGTGGCGGCCGGTGAGGCCGAGGGCCGGATCGGAGCGGAGGAGGATCGCGCCGAGGGTCAGTAGGGGTGCGGGCGTGGGTGGGGCGGGTGGCCGGTGCAGGTGTTTGCGCAGGAGGCGCATCAGCTCGCGGTTGCGGACCGGTGCGTCGGTGGCGGCCACCAGAACTCCGCTGGGCAGTTCGATCGCAGGATCGAGGCCGAGTGCGGCGCGGACGATCGCGAGCCAGTCGTCGATGTGGATCCAGCTGAACCACTGGTTGCCGGAGCCGACTCGACCGCCGAGGCCCGCCCGGGTGAGCTGGGTGAGGCGTCGCAAGGCGGGCGCTTGCGGGTCGAGCACGATCGAGGTGCGCAGAATGGTCCAGTGTGCGGCGTGGGCGGGGTCGAAGGACCGCTCCCACGGTTCGGCGACGCCGGTCATCTGCGGTAGCCCGACGGGTAGGGGAGTGCTTTCGGTGCAGCGGGTTTCGTCCGCGTCCGACCATATGGCGGTAGTGCTCGCCTGCACCCAATAGTCGATCGGCGCGTCGCGTGTCGCGGCGGCGGCGACCAGGGCGCGGGTGGAATCGACTCGGCTGTCGCGTAATTCGGCGATGTTCCGCGCCGTCGGACGGCAGTCCACCAGTTTCCCGGCGAGGTTGACGATTGCCGTGCGACCCGGATTACGCAGCGTCGCAACCCATGCACCGACCGATCTGCCGTCCCACTCCGCTTGGTCGAAAGGCAGCTCGGGATCGCGACGACGAGTGAGGATGACAGCGCGATGGCCGCGACAGGTCAGGTCTGCGGCGACGTGCCTGCCGAGTCCGCCGGTGCCGCCGGGGATGACCACCGTGAGCGCGTCGGCACCGGGCTGGAGGCCGGCCGCGAAGGCCAAGCGGGCGAATCCCACCCGCACATCGGATTCGAGCAAGCCGGTGGCGAGCAGCCGAGCCATACCGGCTGACAGGCCTAGAAAGGTCAATCGCTGGGTGATTTCGGTGCCGCCGTCGCGCGGCGTCAGCGTCCAGCTCAGCCGCATCCGCCCGAGCGGTTCGGACTGTTCGATGCGCAGCTCCCGCTCCGGGCGCACGGCGGCGACGACGAACGGCAGCGCGGTGCGCACGTGCAGACCGCGATGCGCCCGCCCTCGTGGCACGTAGGTTCCCGTACTGCCTACCGCGACCGGTCCGTCCAGCCGCGCAGCGGCGACGCCCGGGTTCCACTCCGGCCATCGCGTCGGATCGCCGAGCACACTCCAAATCCGTTCGGCAGGCATCGCGATGAATTGCGTGTACGTCGTTGTACGTCGTGCCATGAGCCCGACGCTAATCCGTCGGCGGGCGCGGGGGAATCGTGCGCATCGTCATGTACCGAATCCGCGGTGCGGGGACGAGAATGCCCGGCCGACGCGAACCCGATGGCCGTAAGGCACCCGAACTCCGTGCGCCGGAGCCACCGCTAGCGCGTGGCCACGGCGCGCCGTTCAGTCGCGCTGCGGGCCGAGGCTGATGCCGCGGGTCGCCAGCCAGGGCAGCGGGTCGACCTTGTCGGTGCCGTTCAGCCAGACCTCGAAGTGGCAGTGCGGACCGGTGGAGAATCCGCGGTTGCCGATCGTGGCGATCTGGTCGCCGGCGAGCACGCGCTGGCCCTGGGACACCGTGGCGGTGTCGATGTGGCCGTAGATGGTGACGGTGCCGTCGTCGTGCAGCAGGCGGACCCACATGCCGAAGCCAGAGGCGGGCCCGGCTTCGATCACGGTGCCGTCGGCGACGGCGTAGATCGGGGTACCGATCGGGCCCGCGATGTCGATGCCCAGATGCTGTACGCCCCAGCGCATGCCGAAGCCGGAGGTGAAGGTGCCCGCGGCGAACTTGCTGAAGAGCGGGCGAAGCTTCGCGGCCTCCTGGGCAGCGAGGTCTTCCGCGTACTTCTGGCCCTTCTGCAGGATGTCGTTGAACTGATCGAGGTGCGCGGGCGAGGAGACGTTCAGCACCTGCGGGGAGTCCGGCGCCGCCGTCGGATCGGCCACGTTCATCGACTGCGCGGCGATCTCATGGATCTGGCCGGCGGCTTCGTAGTCCACCGCCTGCGACGGCTGCTCGGGCGAGGCGAACGCGGCCTGTCCGGCCGCGACGACCGCACCCGCGGCGACGGCGGCGACCGCGGCGCGTCCCTTCAGAGCGGCGGGCGGCGCCGCCACCCGATGCGCGCCGCCGCGCTTGTTCGCGGCACGGCGCCCGGGGATGACGGTCGGGAGGGCGGGTGTGCGCGGCTCCTCGGGAGCCTCGGGCTCGGCGGTCTCGGTGGCCCAGGACTCCTCGGGCGCCCAGCAGCCGGTGTCGGACACCCAGGA
Above is a genomic segment from Nocardia sputorum containing:
- a CDS encoding DUF1731 domain-containing protein — encoded protein: MARRTTTYTQFIAMPAERIWSVLGDPTRWPEWNPGVAAARLDGPVAVGSTGTYVPRGRAHRGLHVRTALPFVVAAVRPERELRIEQSEPLGRMRLSWTLTPRDGGTEITQRLTFLGLSAGMARLLATGLLESDVRVGFARLAFAAGLQPGADALTVVIPGGTGGLGRHVAADLTCRGHRAVILTRRRDPELPFDQAEWDGRSVGAWVATLRNPGRTAIVNLAGKLVDCRPTARNIAELRDSRVDSTRALVAAAATRDAPIDYWVQASTTAIWSDADETRCTESTPLPVGLPQMTGVAEPWERSFDPAHAAHWTILRTSIVLDPQAPALRRLTQLTRAGLGGRVGSGNQWFSWIHIDDWLAIVRAALGLDPAIELPSGVLVAATDAPVRNRELMRLLRKHLHRPPAPPTPAPLLTLGAILLRSDPALGLTGRHATSEVLPKAGFTFRYPTLDKALGDLLPH
- a CDS encoding M23 family metallopeptidase; protein product: MNHSSTFALTDRSRTGHRYRPDDEPFAPSAHAEPSFDQHHAGYEAAPQAQYDYFQATGAGYGYDAEQPVHDAGYEQPAYQNAASDDSWATNNAWAQQNWARQETWSDGGAWNSGDAWAEQEAWAPDERSWVSDTGCWAPEESWATETAEPEAPEEPRTPALPTVIPGRRAANKRGGAHRVAAPPAALKGRAAVAAVAAGAVVAAGQAAFASPEQPSQAVDYEAAGQIHEIAAQSMNVADPTAAPDSPQVLNVSSPAHLDQFNDILQKGQKYAEDLAAQEAAKLRPLFSKFAAGTFTSGFGMRWGVQHLGIDIAGPIGTPIYAVADGTVIEAGPASGFGMWVRLLHDDGTVTIYGHIDTATVSQGQRVLAGDQIATIGNRGFSTGPHCHFEVWLNGTDKVDPLPWLATRGISLGPQRD